The window gTGTTATTCTTTTCTGGTATTTGAAAAACATGcgtttcaataaaaagtaatgaatttattaagtcagtattataatttttttacagagaaaaaaagggaaatgtttttatgtcattaaattttgttaaacaGAGAAAACATTATCCTGAAGAAATCGCGTGCCttccttgttatttttttaatgcaagaATTGAATCATTTTTACTTAAGTCTGTATACGCTAATAGGCGAAATACACGTAACTGTAATGCGAAGGAAAATTATAATTAGGAATTAATTACAATGTTTTACCTTCTGTCCCGCTAGTTGTATTGAAGAAAATAGCCGCCTTTTCACTTCGCAATTTTCCAATACCGAATAAACTAATTGTTTGGACTTGCAAGAAATACATCGAATTAGGTTGTAGGTCGCTAATGTCAACGAAAGTTTGCTcctgaaatttttaaattttttaaattttttttactgattttAAGACGCTTGAACACgaaattcttaaatataattagcGTAGATTCATCCGCACTCAAGaggaaaagaaatttaaactttaactaAGTTTTAAGCCTGTTCAATGAACAGTGTTTTCAGCCCTGTGATTTCAATaacgtttataaaaataagacttattattataattatgattcCAAATGAAATCGTACAATAAACTCATTTATCAGATAGAGAAAATAATCTTCATGATACCTTCGGAACAGTTTGATGATTGACAAGCACAGAATCTAGTTCTCCGCCGAGTCCACGAACGCGTCTGCTCCAGAAAACTTTATATCTCATCACAGGTAAATCAGATCGTGGTTCCTTCCATTCGAGTCGAATTGTCACTGTACCTGTAAAAATCAAGAAGTGTTACTAGTTGACACACTTAACTATAATCTAGTTTATCCACAAAATCAGGTTGAAGTGtgacaattaatatttattttccttctCACGCCATAAATTGTCTGGATTTATGGttcataatatttacataagttaattttatgcttagaatattttcttatttacagaaaatattttagtcGGTTCCTACTACGACTCATGATTGAGAATTCTATTCCATACCAAGGGTTGTCTtccaatttaaaattgtaaatgttaatTGGAATTACCATTATCTGAACGCACTGGCTGCACTTTCAATTTCTTCGGGGGCGGTGGTGGCCTAGGTCCTTTACGAGGTGTGAAAGGAGGACTTGGAGCTGAATATCCTCTAGTGCCAGCTGAGCTAACTGCAGCTACTCGGAAACGGTACCATCGACCCGGCTTCAATAGATTTTTCAGGGACACCTTTGTTCTGGAAATAGTGCAATATGTATCTTAAGCGGAAGAAAACGAAACGCTCGTAGTGTGAAACTATCGTCGAATGTTTTAACCGTTACATCTTTAACTTCTCAccttaactttaaattttaaggaaGTAGttccttaaaattaaatattttattattccctGCTTCTTACTTGTTTTTACGATGTAACATTTCGATTGAAATACTCTGGAAATTGTACTTGAGTATTGCATAATTTGGATATAAACGAAAGctgaatatataaaagtatatatatccCATTCCTATTCTCGAACAAAGGATCCATCCATTAGATAACATCACAAAGAACATTATAAAATTCTATAGAGAACAAAATAAGCTTGTGTCTTCAACCGATCTCGTTTCTTGGAAAACCCTCGATCAGTATGGTACGTTTAACCTTTAGCAAACAATGATATTTATCGGATCTGGTTTTCGGCTTTGCCATACACAAGCTGCTTGAACAAAGAAGTTGTTAAATATAGAATTCTCATGAAAAAAAGCTGCGATCATTTTGATTGACACTATATCAAAACGAATCCAGATAATGGGGAGCAAAAAATACAAACTACGCTTGATATTCTTTATACCAGGAACAAAAACGATTGAAATACAATGATCCGTGATGCAACATGCATCATCATTGCGGTTAACGCACGCGATACGGAAAAGAGTATAGAAAGCAAAATTACTTTTAACGTACTACTTGTATATGATGTCCGCGTTTTATTCACGTATAGAACCCTCttaagaacttaaaaaaaaagaaaacgaaattaTGACATTTGCTACACATACATAAGTTTTcaatattaagtataaataaagataGCTATAAGCACATGCAACAAGTAagctttataattataaataaaacctaaaattaataaaaacaaaattagccAATGAATTTACTAAACACCCTAATCCGGGTTCGATCGAGTCAAGTGCCTGCGCCTGAGCTATCATCACATGTTTTCTGTTGTGGCTTTATGGGTGTTATTTATGTCTTTACTCTATTTGACCTTCATACAGATAAAATTCCGCCAATCAACAGTGCATAGTTTTGATTATTCAGACAGAACGTGTTGAATCGATAATTTGATTCGAGGTTCAAAAAACTCATTGGCCTGCCATTTAGCCATAAGGTACAGActtcattaatgtaaatataaatataagactTCAGAACGATAAACTAcgtaatatttactattttcaAAACTGACTCCAAACAAAGATTGGGCTAAAATTtttgatagaaataaaaaaaatgcagaaaAGAAGTTGAAGTTGGAGATACCGCAAAATTATTTGCATTGGCTATAAAATGTGTGACCATAATGACGCACCAAATGACGCATGTGtgctttataaaaagaaaacaaaacccATCAAATGTTAGCTGATAAGCAAACTCTTCaagatatgtacctactttaacaTTATTCCGAACTTAAAATCATGTGCGAATGGTAtattagatttaataatattcaCATAATACTTACTTATTGGTTCTCATAATAAGATTCCAATCACCAAGTCGAGATTCCTCGTATTTGGGTCCTAGGTGATGCTGTTCTTCTAGCAAATAAAGAACTCGGCCTGGTACAGCTCTAGCGGAGTCTCCTACACCATCTGACCATTTGATCTGAACTGCGCGTCGTCTCTCTTTAGGTTCTTCCATTGCTGGCAAAGCTGGGAGACCTTTcaaaaaaggatattttaattattcttttatcgaAGTATACGTGTTTTAGATCGGGTAAATTAAAGAGACTGTCGATGTTTCACGATAAAAAAATCACCCTTCAAGTATTCAGTTAAATTAAGTTAGTTAAGTAACTACTTAATTTACAACAAACATACCCTTCTagctggacagacgacatcaaacgagtagaAGGGAGCAACTGGGCGgttgaatttggaactccctacgaaagacctTTGTAGCAGAGGACGTCAATTTGTTAAGATGAAGATGAATGAAACTATAGTTGtcatagaaaatattaaaatagtttgatAATTAAATGGTGGCTATTTTTCCCTGAGGACCGATTGCTATACAATATAAAGGTTAGATAGCTTACTTATTTGATCCTAAGTTATCTAGTATCTTGTCAgtcaaactaaaaaacacagttcaactaaaaaaagtaaagcTCTTTGCGATTCTCAGTTAAACAGATTGAGGAAGAAGCATAATGATTTTGTGGTAACTCCAGGCTGCGTCTATCACTCTTGCTTactagatacaaaaaaaaattaggtaggtacctggTAAATCCAACAGATCCACAGGCTCGTTGCAAACAGAGCTGCATCCGTGTTTACAACACCGTTGCGTACCATCGCATTGAGAGTCCTGATTACAGGCTTCCACACAGGCAGCCATCCATCGTGGGTTTTCTTCGGAAGGACAAGTACCTGGCTTGTGTTCTTCCGAGCGACATGCGGAG of the Pararge aegeria chromosome 10, ilParAegt1.1, whole genome shotgun sequence genome contains:
- the LOC120626831 gene encoding anosmin-1-like, translating into MQLIFLLVVVASVPDAWAKTRRYTRLQTDPLSKTRCDLICIDASKETKSQCRSACRSEEHKPGTCPSEENPRWMAACVEACNQDSQCDGTQRCCKHGCSSVCNEPVDLLDLPGLPALPAMEEPKERRRAVQIKWSDGVGDSARAVPGRVLYLLEEQHHLGPKYEESRLGDWNLIMRTNKTKVSLKNLLKPGRWYRFRVAAVSSAGTRGYSAPSPPFTPRKGPRPPPPPKKLKVQPVRSDNGTVTIRLEWKEPRSDLPVMRYKVFWSRRVRGLGGELDSVLVNHQTVPKEQTFVDISDLQPNSMYFLQVQTISLFGIGKLRSEKAAIFFNTTSGTEEPEALRRRKEDNQDKLIRGLKLNKLTWLDHKIEAKISWNPVHPKGQRKNTYYVHWKTLTCQDPVKELKELSATTEQNSFEIYELDYKCNYTININKSTNKNNPDSELILSVPGCDYFKKKVKNATITCKT